The proteins below come from a single Aegilops tauschii subsp. strangulata cultivar AL8/78 chromosome 6, Aet v6.0, whole genome shotgun sequence genomic window:
- the LOC109740428 gene encoding eukaryotic translation initiation factor 5, whose product MALQNIGALNKDDAFYRYKMPKMLTKIEGHGNGIKTNIVNMVGIAKALARPASYTTKYFGCALGAQSTFDDKTGVCIVNGAHDTAKLAGLLENFINKYVQCYKCGNPETEVVISKKQTLSLKCAACGFISDVNMSDKLAKFIVNNPPELKKGGKDKKAMRRAEKERLKEGQAADEEMKKLKKDGKKKGASSKDSTAKGVAAKKNATAGGSDEEHATSSTYSQAVDFPAAADDDYDDDDDDGVEWQTDTSAEAARKRMEEQLNAATAEMVMLATEETEKKKQHAKMSPYDELVEEIKANVGNAATPAQIKAVLSSSTLPAKDVTDALFEALFHGAGKGFAKDVKKNNDYLAAAVPDEGAQMLLLQAIEAFCGKCSAEALKEVPVVLKCLYDGDVLEEEAIVQWYDEAVAAGKASQVVKNARPFVVWLQVAEPDEE is encoded by the coding sequence ATGGCGCTGCAGAACATTGGCGCTTTGAACAAGGATGACGCCTTCTACAGGTACAAGATGCCCAAAATGTTAACAAAAATAGAAGGCCATGGTAATGGCATCAAGACAAACATCGTGAACATGGTTGGCATAGCAAAAGCGCTTGCCAGGCCAGCTTCCTACACAACAAAGTACTTTGGCTGTGCGCTTGGGGCACAGTCTACATTTGATGACAAGACAGGGGTTTGCATAGTCAATGGTGCCCATGACACTGCAAAACTGGCTGGCCTTCTTGAGAACTTCATCAACAAGTATGTTCAGTGTTATAAGTGTGGCAACCCTGAAACAGAGGTTGTCATCTCCAAGAAACAGACGCTATCTCTGAAATGTGCTGCATGTGGCTTCATCTCGGATGTTAACATGAGTGACAAGCTTGCTAAATTCATTGTGAACAACCCGCCAGAACTGAAGAAGGGAGGCAAGGACAAGAAAGCCATGCGAAGAGCTGAGAAGGAGCGGCTCAAGGAAGGTCAGGCTGCTGATGAGGAGATGAAGAAACTCAAGAAGGATGGGAAGAAGAAAGGTGCTTCATCCAAGGACAGCACTGCAAAAGGTGTTGCTGCAAAGAAAAATGCTACTGCTGGTGGTTCTGATGAAGAACATGCAACCTCGTCAACTTACAGTCAAGCTGTGGACTTTCCAGCTGCTGCAGATGACGActatgacgacgacgatgatgacGGTGTGGAGTGGCAGACTGACACGTCAGCAGAGGCTGCGAGAAAGCGCATGGAGGAGCAGCTGAATGCGGCGACTGCCGAGATGGTCATGCTTGCCACCGAAGAGACAGAAAAGAAGAAGCAACATGCCAAAATGTCTCCATATGATGAACTGGTCGAGGAGATCAAGGCCAACGTGGGCAATGCTGCCACTCCAGCTCAGATCAAGGCTGTGCTGTCCTCCTCGACCCTCCCCGCCAAGGACGTGACGGACGCCCTCTTTGAGGCGCTCTTCCACGGTGCGGGCAAGGGGTTTGCAAAGGACGTCAAGAAGAACAATGACTACCTTGCTGCTGCCGTGCCCGATGAAGGAGCCCAGATGCTGCTGCTCCAGGCCATCGAGGCGTTCTGCGGCAAGTGCAGCGCCGAGGCCCTGAAGGAGGTGCCGGTGGTCCTGAAATGCCTGTATGATGGCGACGTCCTCGAGGAAGAAGCCATTGTCCAGTGGTACGATGAAGCTGTTGCTGCCGGCAAGGCCTCCCAGGTTGTGAAGAATGCCAGGCCGTTTGTGGTCTGGCTCCAGGTCGCCGAACCGGACGAGGAGTGA